The Bacillota bacterium DNA segment TCCCGCCTGTACAGGGAGAATCCATATTGAATTTTATATACCTTACGGTAATGCTTAGCCTTTTCTTTATATTCTTCACTATTGTAGTGGCTCCATACCTGGCATTAATCGGGGAAATTACCGCCAACGATAAAGAAAGGATAAACCTTACCATGATGCAGGGAATCACACAGGTTATTGGCGTTATGGTAGCAGAAGCAGGCTCCGGAGCAATAATAAAGGTGTCGGACTTTAGGATAATGGGAATTTCCCTTGGTATTGTTTCCTTTGCAACCTTGGTTCTAACTCCGATTTTTATAAAAGAAAAACCCCAGGAGTGCCAGGTAAGCCAGTATATAGACCACCAACCCTGTCCAACACTAAAACAACCTGCAGCAGGTCTTATGTCATCTTTAAGCAAGACCCTGGCAAACCGCAACTTTATATATTATCTTGTCCCATACCTTGCCATATGGTTCGGTATTAATACCCTCACCATTGCTATGCCTTATATAAGTGAAATCCTCCTGGGAATGTCCGCCGAAAGTTCGGGGTTTCTTATTGCAGGTGCATTTGTAGTTGCTGTCTTATTCAGCCCTTTTCTGCCATCAATAACTTTAAAATACGGGAAAAAGAAAGTCATGATTGCCACATCCTTTGTATTCGGCATATTATTAATACTCCTTGGATTATTCGGAACCATTTTAACAGGATACGCTGCAATTGCAGTGGTACTGGTTGCAGGAATCCCACTTGCTGCAGCCCTGGTGGTACCGAACGCCATGGTGGCCGATATTGCAGAGCTTGACGGGATTGAAACCGGGGTAAGGAGAGAAGCCATGTTTTTTGGGACGCAGGGTTTGATAAATAAAATTGTTATAGGCCTCTCATCCCTGGTAACACCCCTTTTGTTTAAAACTTTCGGTTACAGCAGCGATAATCCGTTAGGATTGCAGCTTTGTGGTCCTATTGCCGGATTAATAGTCATGGCGGGTATAATTGTTTTAAACAAGTATTCATTACAGGAAGACAAACTTCAAGCTGTGAGACGCAACTGACACTTACACTACCCTGAATGTAACATTGGTAACAGGACCTTTTTCTCCACTTTCACTTACAGCCCAAAGGGATACATCGTAATTGCCCCGCGGTGCATCATATGGAATATAATAATTGAGAGAGAATGTAGTATCATTCTCCTTTTTCAAAACCTCAAATACACCGTACATGCCGACTGAAAGGTAAACCTTACTCACAGGTGCTGAAGCATCATCAACAATAACTTTAAAATTTACATTGGAACCTGGATACCCCTCACGAGGCATATCGGGAATTTTTAGGTTGTAATTGAAATTTGCCATGAAAACCACCCTTTCAATTTCATTTTAATCATTTAACTTATTTATACTGACCGGTCAGTATAATTATATGCCACTATTTTACTTTTGTCAATAAAAAATATTATGAAATAGTTGACATTTTAATAAGCGTTGGCTATAATAATATTGAATATTAAATTGGTCGGAGGCTGTTATGAATTATATAAAACGAAACATAGAAAACACAGTGAAAAAAACTGCTAAAATGTTCCCTGCTGTTTTGATAACAGGAGCAAGGCAGGTTGGTAAAACCACACTGCTAAAACACATTATAACTGATATTCCGTATATAACACTTGATGACCCAATACGGCTTCAAAATGCAATTGAGGAACCAGGCAGCTTTTTTAAGACCACGCCACCGCCCGTTATTGTTGATGAGATACAATATGCACCAAATTTATTTCCCTATATTAAAATGCTTGCTGATGAAACCGGAAAAAAAGGGCAGTTTTATTTAACAGGCTCACAGCAATTCAGAATGATGAAAAATGTTAGTGAAAGCCTTGCTGGAAGGATTGGCTTAATTAACCTTTTAGGGCTATCACTTCGTGAAATTAAAGGCGATAATTTTAATCAAAGCTTTATACCTACAGAAGAGTATTTTGAAAAACGAAAAGCATCTGTTAAGTGTTCCGATTATAAAGAAATCTGGAAGATAATACATAGGGGTTCAATGCCGGCTATGTATGCTGATGATTTAGATTGGCAGATGTTTTATGCGGCATATACAAAGACCTATATTGAGCGTGACGTTAGAGAGATAACCCAGGTTGGTAACGAGCTTAAATTTTTAAGGTTTATGACTGTCATCGCAAGCAGAACTTCTCAAATGCTAAACTTATCATCCATTGCAAATGAAGTAGGAGTTAGCGTGCCAACTGCTGACAGGTGGTTGTCAATTCTGATCTCATCAAACATTGTGTATTTACTGCAACCATATTATAATAACATAACAAAGCGAGCGATAAAAACACCAAAGCTGTACTTCCTTGATACAGGACTTGCAGCATATCTTACAAAATGGACTAATCCCGATGTGCTTGAAGCAGGAGCAATGGCAGGAGCATTTTTTGAGACCTTTGTCGTGGCAGAGATACTAAAAAGCTATTATAACGCAGGTGTATTAGATCCGGCATTATATTATTACAGGGACAAAGATCAAAAAGAAGTGGATATAATCATAGAACAAAATGGTATTCTATATCCCGTTGAAATTAAGAAAACTGCAAACCCTGGCAAGGAGCATATTGAAAACTTTTCGGTGCTAAAAACAATTAAAAATGTTAAGGTGGGAACCGGCGGAGTGGTTTGTTTCTATGATAAGTATATCAGGATTGACGAAAGTAATGTAACAATACCGGTTATTTATTTATAAAACCAGGGAAAACAATTTGTCTAACTATTCTTCAGGATAACCACTTCAAGGATATCCGCCACATCCTCGCATGAATCCAGCAAATCTTCCATGCCTGCATAAATATCTTTCCATTTGATTATTTCAATCGGGTTTGCCTCAGACTTGAAAAGTTCACTCATACTTTTCTTAAGAAGCTCATCACCCTCTTCCTCAATATTGTTGATTTCAACAATATACTTCTTAAGCTCATTACCCCTTTTGTAGCTTTTCAATTCTATCATGGCATCCATAAGAGCTTTACAACATCTCACCGCTAATTCAGAGAACTTTTTCATATCGTCCCTTATTGTTGTAATGTGGTATATTACCAGTTTCTGAGCAACATCATCTATATTATCTATAACATCATCAATATCATTTAAGATATTTAAAATATCTTCCCTTTCAATAGGTGTAATAAACGCTTTATTAAGCTTTTCAAGGGCAATGTGAAGATGCTTGTCTGCTTCATTTTCTATCTTCATAATTTCGTCCAGCTTATAAGAGTTCTGTGGGAAGTTTCCCAGCATGCTATCCAGTATCCGGATGGCCTTATATGCATATTCAGATGATTTTACAAATATATCAAAGTAATTGGTTTCAGAGCTTTTCTTAAACATTTTTTGTTTGCCTCCTCCCAAGCTAATGGTTTAATTAATCTATCGTTGAAATTATGTATTGTATTGATTATAAAATCACATATTGATTAAAATAATTGTTAAAATATTAGTAAAAATAACTTTGCAACCATATAAGCAATCAATCCGCATATTGGAAATGTCAGGATCCATGCTGCAACCATATCCTTGACAACAAGCCAATTTACTGAAGAAAAGCGCTTGGCCAATCCCACTCCCATTATTGCCGCGTTCTTGGTATGGGTAGTACTGGCAGGAAGTCCGAATACTGTAGAAATCAGAAGACAAATGGATGCAGCAGCGTCTGCCGCAAAGCCCTGGTATTTTTCCAATTTTACCATATCCATTCCCATTTTCTTAATTATCCTGTAACCGCCTATTGAAGTCCCGGCAGACATAATAATTGAACAAAGAAACATTACCCATACAGGTATGGTAATACCATTATTAATAGTATTGCTTGTAAAGCCGGAATATATAAGGGCTGCGGCAAGAACTCCCATAAATTTCTGTCCATCCTGTGCGCCATGGCTGAATGCCATTGCAGCAGCAGAAATTACCTGGGCATAGCTGAAAAATATATTAGACTTAGCCCTTGAAGTATTCCTAAATAGGAAAACAACAGCCTTTGCTACTGCAAAACCTGCCATCAAACCAATAACAGAAGAAATCAGAAGTCCCTGTAAAACCTTTGTCCATGCTTCCCCGCTAACTTGCCCGATACCAACAGATGCTATTCCTGCCCCTGTAAGCCCTGCTATAAGGGCATGGCTTTCACTTGTAGGTATTCCAAATCTCCATGCAGTAACAGACCAAATAACAATTGACAACTGCGCTGCTCCAAGGGTAACAAGAGCTTCATTTCCTGGAGACAGCCTGATTATTGAACCGATTGTGTTTGCCACTGCCGTGCCCATTAACCAAACACCCAAAAAATTCATTATCGAAGCCAAAACCACAGATATGCGCGGCCTTAATACCCTCGTTGATACAACCGTTGCTATGGCATTCGGGGCATCAGTCCAACCATTTACAAAAATTGAAGCTCCAACGAGGATAAAAACAAAGACTAATCCTATGGTCATTATTTCATCTTTACCTTTCTGTATAAATTCCAGGTTTATCCACTTGATTATAATATACAATTAAATATATTTAATATACAAATAGATTGTAACATAAATTGCATAATTGTAACATAAATATTGCAGCTTCTTGATGCTTAGGTTAAAGCAGTTTTAAAGCAGTTTATATTTAATTTATTGTGCCGGTTTTATATCAAGGAGCTGGTAGCAGAATTCACTTTAGCCATGGTCCTTTTCATATAAACCGGCACATCAAGGTTTCTCTGTTAAGTTTAAATTTATCCAAACATAGAAAACTTAATAAAAAGTATTGCTGCAAGAGAAGACACAAGGGAAACTACCGTAATCTGGGTATTTATTGAAGGCCCTGCAGTGTCCTTGCAAGGGTCTCCTACTGTATCCCCGATGACGGCAGCTTTATGGGCGTCTGAA contains these protein-coding regions:
- a CDS encoding ATP-binding protein, coding for MNYIKRNIENTVKKTAKMFPAVLITGARQVGKTTLLKHIITDIPYITLDDPIRLQNAIEEPGSFFKTTPPPVIVDEIQYAPNLFPYIKMLADETGKKGQFYLTGSQQFRMMKNVSESLAGRIGLINLLGLSLREIKGDNFNQSFIPTEEYFEKRKASVKCSDYKEIWKIIHRGSMPAMYADDLDWQMFYAAYTKTYIERDVREITQVGNELKFLRFMTVIASRTSQMLNLSSIANEVGVSVPTADRWLSILISSNIVYLLQPYYNNITKRAIKTPKLYFLDTGLAAYLTKWTNPDVLEAGAMAGAFFETFVVAEILKSYYNAGVLDPALYYYRDKDQKEVDIIIEQNGILYPVEIKKTANPGKEHIENFSVLKTIKNVKVGTGGVVCFYDKYIRIDESNVTIPVIYL
- a CDS encoding MFS transporter, with translation MKAKKSFALLMYSVSYIGISILVQTTVKWYQYFYAPPEVNQGGLKVLIPLGLIGFTMIIARIFDGVADPIVAYFSDNTRSKLGRRIPYILYGSLPLCLSFVLIWFPPVQGESILNFIYLTVMLSLFFIFFTIVVAPYLALIGEITANDKERINLTMMQGITQVIGVMVAEAGSGAIIKVSDFRIMGISLGIVSFATLVLTPIFIKEKPQECQVSQYIDHQPCPTLKQPAAGLMSSLSKTLANRNFIYYLVPYLAIWFGINTLTIAMPYISEILLGMSAESSGFLIAGAFVVAVLFSPFLPSITLKYGKKKVMIATSFVFGILLILLGLFGTILTGYAAIAVVLVAGIPLAAALVVPNAMVADIAELDGIETGVRREAMFFGTQGLINKIVIGLSSLVTPLLFKTFGYSSDNPLGLQLCGPIAGLIVMAGIIVLNKYSLQEDKLQAVRRN
- a CDS encoding inorganic phosphate transporter; translated protein: MTIGLVFVFILVGASIFVNGWTDAPNAIATVVSTRVLRPRISVVLASIMNFLGVWLMGTAVANTIGSIIRLSPGNEALVTLGAAQLSIVIWSVTAWRFGIPTSESHALIAGLTGAGIASVGIGQVSGEAWTKVLQGLLISSVIGLMAGFAVAKAVVFLFRNTSRAKSNIFFSYAQVISAAAMAFSHGAQDGQKFMGVLAAALIYSGFTSNTINNGITIPVWVMFLCSIIMSAGTSIGGYRIIKKMGMDMVKLEKYQGFAADAAASICLLISTVFGLPASTTHTKNAAIMGVGLAKRFSSVNWLVVKDMVAAWILTFPICGLIAYMVAKLFLLIF
- a CDS encoding DUF47 family protein, whose product is MFKKSSETNYFDIFVKSSEYAYKAIRILDSMLGNFPQNSYKLDEIMKIENEADKHLHIALEKLNKAFITPIEREDILNILNDIDDVIDNIDDVAQKLVIYHITTIRDDMKKFSELAVRCCKALMDAMIELKSYKRGNELKKYIVEINNIEEEGDELLKKSMSELFKSEANPIEIIKWKDIYAGMEDLLDSCEDVADILEVVILKNS